The following coding sequences lie in one Oryza brachyantha chromosome 10, ObraRS2, whole genome shotgun sequence genomic window:
- the LOC102699434 gene encoding uncharacterized protein LOC102699434 — MVVAKNIAADSIEEAIQLIIPYAESLDSLYRAIYLKGWLSGLGASAVLRAMAENPPSSLTNKFDKIIHIDCSRWKSRRGLQRRIADELKLPEHVMALFDTQDEEDDFSKIDECSRAEIAEVTRVILGSLLQHRCLVLFLNGSNDSVDLYGCGLPPLEVSGTTVLWTFGGRLRCPTNEITDKIDTSNIVLSMNTVMSKYSNFLVWEEAKEILLYTHKYGFGITPEIVTQCLLYLLTLDSNRGSEIMDYNWATHASNYWVCDGIIVGDQYKSKAWKVARALRQEIQLEDYSSTRERVFSGEKFDSPPNRWIFTTNHDMQIETPPGQGTTSLFLAWQHGSESDQPVAASLLSDMFHQADQLRVLKLCQCSFSFSTPPFHCCRNLRFLGLDRCMDSTQGGEVKEKDRQAALEIFQRLWVLDACHTNWELDFPDETDEQIGPNMREIHINKGRIWQKNLSWRRLQNLHKLRVIEPTRSWVTGEMDEFTDMVKLEHLDLSGNSTIQVLPTLSRATSLKNLVLDGCVGLKQVGPEGLPSLLETFSLDVGSDPKVEAKLVKISLAGCVHLKIFLLRGALPKLEKLNLSGTSIRKVDLSDEVVQVPGLEKVFLMGCKQLRAVMWWKLERRLKVLCIDCHERNSDDLGRTHCSDSSSINIQQKNYDGYVIASDVRIIQSLLLNPNCSITTSLYLYLHVPPSTTSNASKGQSTSTKPCCYSDVLLQLQGVLANVSDDEIVTTWPAPLDFHMEVGEGICFSDMQSRMAIEAMDFIMRLYVDSLHVHDNSRTVLGVTPKLGRLDGVKLYRRIFLKWCRVERCPKLQAVFVSYDSRVNYIFNSLTTIWASDLLAARCIWHKGTICNSEKNFEALKSIHLHNCPRLKYVLPLGSLTLPTLKTLHITHCSDLRHVFPRDVDVPAEVEAQHTVREFKMLEHIYLDDLPSLERICEGCSMSAPVLQCVKLRGCWSLRRLPNVGHDCHPRPVVNCEKDCWDKLEWDGLEVGHHPSLYDLCQSSSHYKKPLPTGTLLR, encoded by the exons ATGGTAGTTGCCAAG AACATAGCCGCGGATAGCATCGAGGAGGCGATACAGCTTATAATCCCTTATGCAGAGAGTTTAGATAGTTTATACAGGGCCATATACTTGAAAGGATGGCTGAGTGGACTGGGTGCTTCTGCGGTACTTAGAGCCATGGCAGAGAACCCTCCTTCATCtttaacaaacaaatttgacaagatCATCCACATTGACTGCTCGAGGTGGAAAAGCCGAAGAGGATTGCAGAGGAGAATCGCAGATGAGCTCAAGCTTCCCGAACATGTAATGGCTCTTTTTGATACGCAAGACGAGGAGGATGATTTCAGCAAGATAGATGAATGCTCGCGAGCTGAGATAGCAGAGGTCACGAGAGTGATACTTGGATCCCTTTTACAACACAGATGTTTAGTTCTGTTTCTCAATGGAAGTAATGACAGTGTTGACCTATATGGTTGTGGCCTTCCTCCACTTGAAGTATCTGGTACTACGGTATTGTGGACCTTTGGAGGGAGGCTACGTTGCCCTACCAATGAAATTACAGATAAGATAGACACATCAAACATTGTTCTAAGTATGAACACTGTCATGTCTAAATATTCCAACTTTCTAGTTTGGGAAGAGGCTAAGGAGATCTTATTGTATACACATAAGTATGGCTTTGGCATCACACCGGAAATAGTGACACAGTGCCTTTTGTATCTGTTGACACTGGATAGCAACAGAGGCAGCGAAATCATGGACTACAATTGGGCGACCCATGCTTCCAATTACTGGGTTTGTGATGGTATTATTGTAGGAGACCAATACAAGAGCAAGGCATGGAAGGTTGCTCGTGCTCTGCGTCAGGAGATACAACTAGAGGACTACTCGTCTACTAGAGAGCGGGTATTTTCTGGTGAAAAGTTTGATAGTCCTCCTAATCGTTGGATTTTTACCACCAACCATGATATGCAGATCGAAACACCTCCAGGTCAAGGCACAACGTCCCTTTTCCTCGCATGGCAACATGGGTCTGAATCTGATCAGCCAGTTGCCGCATCCTTACTTAGTGACATGTTCCATCAAGCGGACCAACTTCGCGTGCTGAAACTCTGTCAATGCTCCTTTAGCTTTTCGACACCTCCTTTCCATTGTTGTCGCAACTTAAGGTTCCTTGGGCTGGACAGATGCATGGACTCAACCCAAGGAGGAGAAGTGAAGGAGAAAGATAGACAAGCCGCGTTGGAAATTTTTCAGAGGCTATGGGTACTGGATGCATGCCATACAAACTGGGAATTGGATTTTCCCGACGAAACAGATGAGCAAATTGGTCCAAACATGCGAGAGATACACATAAACAAGGGAAGGATTTGGcaaaaaaatctttcatgGAGGCGACTCCAGAACCTTCACAAGCTTCGAGTAATTGAGCCTACCCGCTCTTGGGTGACAGGAGAAATGGACGAATTCACAGATATGGTGAAGTTGGAGCACCTTGACCTTTCTGGAAATAGTACCATACAAGTTCTGCCGACCTTGAGTAGGGCGACTAGCCTCAAGAACCTGGTCCTAGATGGTTGTGTCGGGTTGAAGCAAGTTGGCCCTGAAGGTCTACCTTCATTACTTGAAACTTTTTCCTTGGATGTAGGGTCAGACCCAAAGGTTGAAGCCAAACTTGTCAAGATCTCTTTGGCAGGATGTGTACATTTGAAGATTTTCTTGTTGCGTGGAGCACTGCCAAAGCtagaaaaattaaacctaTCAGGAACATCAATCAGAAAAGTTGACCTCAGTGATGAGGTGGTGCAAGTGCCAGGACTGGAGAAAGTCTTTCTAATGGGATGTAAACAACTTCGTGCAGTAATGTGGTGGAAGTTAGAAAGGAGACTGAAGGTTCTATGCATTGACTGCCATGAAAGAAACAGTGATGACCTTGGAAGAACGCATTGTTCTGATTCCTCATCCATCAACatccaacaaaaaaactacGATGGCTATGTGATTGCAAGCGATGTAAGGATCATTCAGTCCTTGCTGCTCAATCCGAATTGCTCGATAACTACAAGCTTGTACCTATATCTGCATGTACCACCTTCCACTACAAGCAACGCATCGAAAGGGCAAAGCACTAGCACAAAACCTTGCTGCTATAGTGATGTCTTACTACAACTTCAGGGGGTTCTTGCTAATGTTTCTGATGATGAGATCGTCACCACATGGCCTGCACCGTTAGATTTCCATATGGAGGTTGGTGAAGGTATTTGCTTCAGTGACATGCAGAGCAGAATGGCAATCGAAGCTATGGACTTTATAATGAGACTGTATGTTGATTCCCTACACGTCCATGACAATTCAAGAACAGTCCTTGGTGTTACACCGAAGCTGGGAAGATTGGATGGAGTAAAACTGTATCGCCGTATCTTTCTCAAATGGTGCCGCGTGGAGAGATGCCCAAAGTTACAGGCGGTGTTTGTCTCCTACGATAGTCGGGtcaattatattttcaattcACTGACGACCATTTGGGCATCCGATCTCCTCGCAGCTCGCTGCATTTGGCATAAAGGAACAATATGCAACAGcgagaaaaattttgaagcACTGAAGAGCATACACTTGCACAACTGCCCAAGGCTCAAGTATGTCCTCCCTTTGGGAAGCCTCACCTTGCCCACATTGAAGACTCTCCACATAACACACTGCAGTGATCTAAGGCATGTCTTCCCACGGGATGTCGACGTACCAGCTGAAGTTGAAGCACAACATACAGTAAGGGAATTCAAGATGCTGGAGCACATCTACCTGGACGACCTCCCTAGCCTGGAAAGGATATGCGAGGGATGCTCCATGTCCGCCCCCGTGCTCCAATGCGTCAAACTCAGGGGCTGCTGGTCCCTCAGGCGCCTCCCCAATGTCGGCCATGACTGCCACCCTCGGCCTGTTGTGAACTGCGAGAAGGACTGCTGGGACAAGCTGGAGTGGGACGGGCTAGAAGTTGGCCATCACCCTTCTCTCTATGACCTGTGCCAATCGTCATCCCACTACAAGAAGCCGCTCCCGACAGGCACGCTTCTACGGTAA